The following coding sequences lie in one Cannabis sativa cultivar Pink pepper isolate KNU-18-1 chromosome 5, ASM2916894v1, whole genome shotgun sequence genomic window:
- the LOC133038251 gene encoding uncharacterized protein LOC133038251, giving the protein MVEQLENTSKKLDPEIDINNAKLITDKQHPEVEKGQAYKDKETLKNVLSYYAIKNNFQYKVWKSCSQEYSLKCVYESCNWSLRASRNGPTNTFIIRRFSNMHTCPINIRHEDQRQATSKLIGECIKPKFLNIKTKATAMDIKEELKCRFGIKMNYMKAWRSKEHAVNDLRGNASDSYSLIPSFLHMVEKTNPGSFVDLKTAEDNSLLFVFMALDASIKGWGACRPIVVVDGTFLKAAYGGTLLCACTQDAAGHIFPLAFCVADSENDQSWKWFFKKFKEAYGVREHQCLISDRFESLIKAAREIYPEIAHS; this is encoded by the exons ATGGTAGAACAACttgaaaacaccagtaaaaaacTGGATCCAGAAATCGACATCAACAATGCAAAGTTAATAACAGACAAGCAACACCCCGAAGTGGAAAAAGGACAggcatacaaagacaaagaaactcTAAAAAATGTCCTCAGCTACTACGCAATCAAAAACAACTTTCAGTACAAAGTGTGGAAGTCCTGCTCTCAAGAATACAGTCTGAAATGTGTTTACGAAAGCTGCAATTGGTCACTAAGAGCATCGAGAAATGGGCCAACAAACACATTCATAATCAGGAG GTTCTCAAATATGCACACATGCCCCATAAATATAAGGCATGAAGACCAAAGGCAAGCAACATCGAAACTGATAGGGGAATGCATAAAACCGAAGTTCTTGAACATAAAGACCAAGGCAACAGCGATGGACATAAAAGAGGAGTTGAAATGCAGATTTGGCATCAAAATGAACTATATGAAAGCTTGGAGAAGTAAGGAACATGCAGTAAACGACTTGAGAGGTAATGCTAGTGACTCGTACAGCCTAATACCGAGTTTCTTACACATGGTGGAAAAAACAAACCCTGGATCATTTGTGGATCTGAAAACGGCAGAAGACAACAGCTTGCTCTTTGTTTTCATGGCGTTGGATGCATCCATAAAAGGGTGGGGAGCATGCAGACCGATAGTTGTTGTGGACGGAACGTTCCTCAAAGCAGCTTATGGGGGAACTTTGTTGTGCGCATGCACACAAGATGCAGCAGGTCATATTTTTCCACTAGCGTTTTGTGTTGCAGATTCTGAGAATGACCAATCTTGGAAATGgttcttcaaaaaatttaaagaagcgTATGGTGTACGGGAACACCAATGCCTAATTTCAGACAGATTTGAAAGCCTCATCAAAGCAGCGAGAGAAATCTATCCAGAAATTGCACACAGTTAA
- the LOC133037864 gene encoding uncharacterized protein LOC133037864 isoform X1: MDLSLKMLFVLQKMRMMKIPLRRKTRMINSTMTKEMIIMTMKLMMMMMIWVEMVLVLVRMRLTRAMFVTMRVLLSPRLFRGMMIPARSMMPRILTLWNLLQRSNRCISCLDIIFVCAFFCVFLCFVFVLIVFYCFFCYQPEQSQGGEENIDVDATIASAVKAVENLIGSSTHAPAPVETSEKTDLEMVVFQETPILRPQKRDRKKGAVLKSPFIELASGASKSGSSSVSPDDSVYKVVKYVRGLCPLDNKIGEPVDPQLEAEFVKWVDSGLRKHKSNTTTNVYCKGKDTIFPPFRFGVEDISNKMWFHNLAYPNCFLTNSVSFYFIIIIILHIIFLFIFFNVFKCCSVSFL, translated from the exons ATGGATCTCAGTCTGAAGATGCTCTTCGTACTTCAGAAAATGAGGATGATGAAGATTCCActtcggaggaagacgaggatgATAAATTCGACGATGACAAAGGAGATGATCATCATGACGATGaaactgatgatgatgatgatgatctggGTGGAGATGGTGTTGGTGCTGGTCAGGATGAGGCTCACACGGGCGATGTTCGTAACGATGAGGGTGTTGTTGTCCCCGCGGTTGTTTCGAGGGATGATGATACCGGCAAGGTCGATGATGCCAAGAATTCTGACCCTGTGGAACCTATTGCAGAGATCAAACAGGTGTATTTCTTGTTTGGACATCATTTTTGTTTGTgcttttttttgtgtgtttctgtgttttgtgtttgttttaatagttttttactgttttttttgttATCAGCCTGAACAGTCTCAAGGTGGGGAGGAGAACATTGATGTTGATGCAACAATTGCATCTGCTGTTAAAGCTGTGGAGAATTTG ATTGGTTCCTCAACTCATGCCCCTGCTCCTGTTGAGACTTCTGAGAAGACTGATCTTGAAATGGTTGTTTTTCAAGAGACTCCTATTTTACGTCCTCAAAAGAGGGATCGGAAGAAAGGAGCTGTTTTGAAATCCCCATTCATTGAGCTTGCTTCTGGTGCATCTAAATCAGGTTCATCCTCGGTTTCTCCTGATGATTCTGTGTATAAGGTCGTTAAATATGTGCGTGGTTTGTGCCCGTTGGACAACAAGATTGGTGAACCTGTTGATCCGCAATTGGAAGCTGAGTTTGTCAAGTGGGTTGATTCAGGTCTTAGAAAGCATAAATCTAA cACAACAACTAATGTGTATTGTAAGGGTAAGGACACTATATTTCCGCCATTTCGTTTTGGTGTTGAGGACATCAGCAACAAGATGTGGTTTCACAACCTTGCCTACCCTAATTGTTTCCTTACCAATTctgtaagtttttattttattattattattattttacatattatttttttatttattttttttaatgtttttaagtgTTGTTCTGTTAGTTTTTTATAA
- the LOC133037864 gene encoding uncharacterized protein LOC133037864 isoform X3, with product MDLSLKMLFVLQKMRMMKIPLRRKTRMINSTMTKEMIIMTMKLMMMMMIWVEMVLVLVRMRLTRAMFVTMRVLLSPRLFRGMMIPARSMMPRILTLWNLLQRSNRCISCLDIIFVCAFFCVFLCFVFVLIVFYCFFCYQPEQSQGGEENIDVDATIASAVKAVENLIGSSTHAPAPVETSEKTDLEMVVFQETPILRPQKRDRKKGAVLKSPFIELASGASKSGSSSVSPDDSVYKVVKYVRGLCPLDNKIGEPVDPQLEAEFVKWVDSGLRKHKSK from the exons ATGGATCTCAGTCTGAAGATGCTCTTCGTACTTCAGAAAATGAGGATGATGAAGATTCCActtcggaggaagacgaggatgATAAATTCGACGATGACAAAGGAGATGATCATCATGACGATGaaactgatgatgatgatgatgatctggGTGGAGATGGTGTTGGTGCTGGTCAGGATGAGGCTCACACGGGCGATGTTCGTAACGATGAGGGTGTTGTTGTCCCCGCGGTTGTTTCGAGGGATGATGATACCGGCAAGGTCGATGATGCCAAGAATTCTGACCCTGTGGAACCTATTGCAGAGATCAAACAGGTGTATTTCTTGTTTGGACATCATTTTTGTTTGTgcttttttttgtgtgtttctgtgttttgtgtttgttttaatagttttttactgttttttttgttATCAGCCTGAACAGTCTCAAGGTGGGGAGGAGAACATTGATGTTGATGCAACAATTGCATCTGCTGTTAAAGCTGTGGAGAATTTG ATTGGTTCCTCAACTCATGCCCCTGCTCCTGTTGAGACTTCTGAGAAGACTGATCTTGAAATGGTTGTTTTTCAAGAGACTCCTATTTTACGTCCTCAAAAGAGGGATCGGAAGAAAGGAGCTGTTTTGAAATCCCCATTCATTGAGCTTGCTTCTGGTGCATCTAAATCAGGTTCATCCTCGGTTTCTCCTGATGATTCTGTGTATAAGGTCGTTAAATATGTGCGTGGTTTGTGCCCGTTGGACAACAAGATTGGTGAACCTGTTGATCCGCAATTGGAAGCTGAGTTTGTCAAGTGGGTTGATTCAGGTCTTAGAAAGCATAAATCTAAGTAA
- the LOC133037864 gene encoding nonsense-mediated mRNA decay protein 2-like isoform X2 produces MHSLKGKIDSGYKRVVRSDEDGGYYRLLGFPLAIQFWFFECCPYVIGKLSLYSNVGIPRILNWPKLPKDKEGMVKMDVMNTLIFDRSLKELKLRNLTPTSVERLSLSLTDFFSGETTPEAVKFKIKGGSKPAGQPGLMGSSSSTAHENVSRVEFEEFKKCLSVVVSQQGILMKSVAEMNKKLDILIESSQGGLTHNGSQSEDALRTSENEDDEDSTSEEDEDDKFDDDKGDDHHDDETDDDDDDLGGDGVGAGQDEAHTGDVRNDEGVVVPAVVSRDDDTGKVDDAKNSDPVEPIAEIKQVYFLFGHHFCLCFFLCVSVFCVCFNSFLLFFLLSA; encoded by the exons ATGCATTCTTTGAAGGGTAAGATAGATTCTGGTTATAAGAGGGTAGTTCGTAGTGACGAGGATGGTGGGTATTACAGGTTATTGGGTTTTCCTTTGGCTATTCAATTCTGGTTTTTCGAGTGTTGCCCGTATGTTATTGGGAAACTATCCTTGTACTCAAATGTTGGCATTCCAAGGATTTTGAATTGGCCTAAATTACCCAAGGACAAGGAGGGTATGGTGAAAATGGATGTCATGAACACCCTCATTTTCGATCGGTCTTTGAAAGAG TTAAAATTAAGAAACCTCACTCCAACTTCCGTTGAGAGATTGAGTTTGAGCCTCACTGATTTTTTCTCTGGTGAGACTACTCCCGAGGCtgtgaaattcaaaattaaaggtGGTTCCAAGCCTGCTGGTCAACCTGGCTTGATGGGTTCTTCTTCATCAACTGCTCATGAGAATGTCTCCCGAGTTGAGTTTGAGGAATTTAAAAAGTGTTTATCTGTTGTTGTCAGCCAGCAAGGGATTCTTATGAAATCTGTTGCTGAGATGAACAAGAAGCTGGACATTCTtattgag tcATCCCAAGGTGGTCTCACTCACAATGGATCTCAGTCTGAAGATGCTCTTCGTACTTCAGAAAATGAGGATGATGAAGATTCCActtcggaggaagacgaggatgATAAATTCGACGATGACAAAGGAGATGATCATCATGACGATGaaactgatgatgatgatgatgatctggGTGGAGATGGTGTTGGTGCTGGTCAGGATGAGGCTCACACGGGCGATGTTCGTAACGATGAGGGTGTTGTTGTCCCCGCGGTTGTTTCGAGGGATGATGATACCGGCAAGGTCGATGATGCCAAGAATTCTGACCCTGTGGAACCTATTGCAGAGATCAAACAGGTGTATTTCTTGTTTGGACATCATTTTTGTTTGTgcttttttttgtgtgtttctgtgttttgtgtttgttttaatagttttttactgttttttttgttATCAGCCTGA